The DNA window ccgctatcatacaaaaatacttgatttctaaaccaaaattgcCCGGTcctttgaatttggttttctgtattttcgttgggaaacaaaaaaggaatagatcacgtgATTTAATTTttcgtttttggtttaaaatgaaaaaagtgaaaaaccaTGTGACTTCCATTTTTGGTTTCAAACTCAAAAAGGAATTAGCTTGATGTCCGCAGACGTGCtggatattcaatccaaaaaggaaaaacGATAAAACGACTCGGCAGAAACCGAAAACGGGCCGCGTTTGATTGTTCTTtcattatttgattctgacacctaaaacgttttttttgttttttgttttgaaacaaataacagatttgccgttctttggtttttgaattacaaatgaattatgaattatccgatgatacccGGACCGGTATCCAATATACCACATGACAGTCCACATCCACACAGGAGTTATTGTGACTGAAGATTAAGAAGAGCGTCATAGACCGTAAGTGTGTTGGTGAGTCCTCACAGCTTCATCAACGCCAAACTGAACAGATGTTTGAACCTGATATTAAAGATGGTGTTGACAATGATTGTGAAGGGAAACCAGGAAAGTTCTGTtatgttaaaatacaaaaactttcTGAAAGCACCATGGGAAGAACTGTAATACTGTAATGCTGTGAGTTTGGACAAAGCTGAGGCTCCAATACAcattttgggtttgttttgcttatttgtatgtattttaaatggtaaatggactatacttgtatagcgcctctctagtcttccgaccacttgaagcgcttttacactacgagcCACATTcacgcattcacacacacattcatacatacgctgaatgggtacaggggctaccatgcccatcagagggaactaaccattcacacacatttacacactgatGTAACAGcaatcaggagcaatttggggttcagtgtcttgcccaaggacacttcgacacttcgacatgcagactggaggagccgggaataGAACTGCAATTTCTccacctgtccaccagatgcccccAGACTTTCTTTACTGCTTACCACACCCACCAGCTCACCTGTTCCCGCTCAGTAATTGCACCTACTCCCTAGATAATGCTTTTCATTGTTTCATGACATTCATTCATcgtttcctgttttatttttgatagACTCACCTCTCGTTTTAGATACTTCACTTCCTGCCCTTTTCTGTTTCCTGCCTGTCCCTCGTTATCCTTCCCTTTTCAGCATTTAGTCTGTGTGTTCCCCTCTGTCAGTGCCAGTATGTCTTAGTACCTGTGTCTAGTGTTCCAGCCTGTTTTCTAGTGTGtagttttcctttgttttgctttgcttttccTGGACCTCACCTTTGCCTTCCCCGTGCCTGATTTTGTTTTCCTGAAATCGGACCGAGCCCCCATTATGACCTGTAAACCTGTGTTTTTTGATTCCTCATTAAAAGTTTCTCATTTACCTGCCAGTCCGTAGAGTCTGCATCTGGGTCCTCCACCTGTCTGCCCGAATCACGGTACGCTAGTGATGCGTGGATCGCAGTTATATCCTCGGGCACTGTGGTTAGCTTGAGCAGGAAGAGACAGAGGTAGGTAATCACGCTGTACGGCATTTAAACTctgctgagatctgatcacaactCATTCTTTCACACAGTGCATTAACATCCTTTATACAGATAACATATCCAGATACAGGTGGCATGTTAAAGAATAAgtttggtgattttctatattttttgtattgtcaacaaatctcgtGTTTggacccaaaccaacaatgaactgattttaacaagtactgtgtgtttatccaaagcctgatatatcttattcctctgtccaaaagctattaaaaacaggtcaatgagtcacactgctgcactgggtgacatgtttctttatAATgaagtttggtcatgttagtcggtttagaaacggctccaaagactaataacagcatcacgttttcagtctccagagagtagttctgtgtaaggcagacgccactgaacatgtgtttacagctttgctagcttgttgtgctacatatcacaacctcttggcTTTGTACAACATTATGAAtctctcaaagaacttcagtacaaagtcaagaggttgtgatatgtagcacaataaGCTAGAAAAGCTGCGTTCTCGCACATGCTCAGTTTGGGGTAAAAGATTTGACGACAAGTGTCACAGCTGAgacttcttttctttctcctctccatctcgCACCCTCTCTCATTGCAATCACAAAAAGCTAGTTTTGTTGTGTATTTAAGACAAAGTCAGTAACAAACAACATGCatcattaaacttttaaattgtaAGTTCAAATGTTGGAAAACTATCTATCAAGAAAGATGAAACGGGTAAAAGTTTAAGTTTTATTGTCATCCGCAGAGGAACCACCAGAAATCATATGAATTTTCCTCAATATTTTTAGTGAGGTCCACCATGTTAACCTGTACAGATTACAGTGATGAACATGTGATAAACAGATGAATGGTAGACAGGATCCCGTTAGCACATCAGTGCACGTATATCCACAGATGCACCATAATCCAAAACAGATAGCAATGAATAACATTCTTTCTTAATGCAAAGCGAAAGCAtttagtacaacaaaataaaagctcaATTTGGGTTGAATCAAACTGATATGTTTACATATTTGGTTCAAGTAATAGTAAGAAACTCAAAGTGAGGTTTccaaagtagtccctgtcctttaagtaggattcaaaccagttcagtactgtgccagaaagcaccacccagttttccagtctgtctagtGATATGTTGTGGTCGAtcgtgtcaaatgcagcactgagatccagtaatactaatactgtaatTCTGCTACTGTCAGTGTTTAAGTGtatgtcattgaagaccttaacaagagcagaCGCAGTGCTGTGgtgactggaagacatcaaaatgGTCGTTTAGTGCCAcaaagttgttcagctgttgaaaagtAGCTTTTTGTCAATTATTTGTGATTGTTCCTTTTTAAGAGTGGTTTGATGACAGCAGTTTTCAGAGCCTGTGGgaagacacctgagagaagagatgtgctGACAATCTGTAGAAGCTGTTCAACACCCTCTTTTTCTCTATTCTGACCGGTGTGGCGTTTCTCcatggagatcttttcttaCCAGAGACAACCTTCACCTTAGTGGGTGCAATGGCATCGAGGACATTTGTAATTTTCGAACGGAAATTATCTACAAGATCACTGACTGAGACCCAAGAGAGGGCGAGTGTGGAAGGGaacatcagtcaccacaaccttagaaatgttcagacccTTGGAGATGATTAAGTCCAGAGTGTTTCCCTTTGTTGTGTGTGAGCTCTGTCACATGCTGGATCAGTCCATAGTTATCAAGAACATAATACAGTTCTTTAGCCCCTCTGTCCTGGGGgttgtcaacatggatgttaaaatcaccaacaataacTAGGTAAAATAAAAGGTAACACAGTATTTAGGTTGCCTGTGGATATTTAGAAATAAAGCTCAAGGGGGGGAATTCAACTGAAGAGCCACATATTCAAAAGAATCAAAAttccatcttccagattcagtccggggtgcagacaccctctctatgtttaagagtaagcttaaaactttcctttttgataaagcttaccttggatcagcccttagttatgctgctataggcctagactgctgggggacttcccatgatgcactgagctcctctctcctcctcctcctctccatctgtatgcattcatgtaacatcaatgcatgtcactaactttgcttctttcccagattttttttgtgctttctcatctctcaggaaaccctgggttctgggctgagcctttgcggtccttcacagtcctgttggcatccttccctggctgttgctgttatgattgttgttattcagcccccccccccctctttccctctttctttctctctctcaacccaaccggtcaaagcagatggccacccaccaagagccggggtctgcttgaggtttctacccattaaaggggagtttttccttactgctgttgccaagtgctgctcatgggggaattgttgggtctctggaAATTTAAGAgttcggtcttgacctgctctatgtgaaaagtgccttgagatgacttttgttgtgatttggtgctatataaataaaaattgattgattgattgattcaccATTCTTTCCATGTTACCTTTCAAGACAGGAATTGGGCAAGCTACCAGCGCACTGGGCCCCGGCTTTTCCATTTGCTCAACTCATATCTCTGAAAGTTTCAAATCCAGatgtccaatgactaaaattgTATGGTTTAATCTCTACTTTTATTCTTCAATTGAACTCATGTTAGGATGTTTAATTGATCAGTCTCAAATAAATAGTAAgctcttttcaaaacagtgacctctgtccGCTGCGCTCAAAAGAAACCACAATGActaaagataaatgaaaacatttattaacataGCAAAACATCCTAATAATCCATAATAAAtggaataataaaacaaaataagaataaGGAATTTAAAAATGAGAGTAGGAACTTTAAATCATTGGAAAATTGTGCCTCGAAGTGTGATTTGAACACTAAGGGGGCTTTTAACTGTCAAACAATATATTATAGTAAACAACGAGTAGGTGACtgtaaacataacattttgTAGTGACTAAACATTCAGACCACATGGCTTCAAATATGAATTCCACATAACTTTcacttcaaaacacaaaaattacaaaagtTTGAGTGCAGTTCATGAAACATCCCGTACTCTTTAGTGTTAAGAAGACAAGGCAATGTTGtcatatgatgaaaaatgtgataataTTGAATTTTAATATCTCATTAATAGATTATCATACACCTATCAAAGTTATATAATTATTCTTGAAGTCTTCGGCTATTCACCATTATCTGGTTCAAGTAGGGATCAGGTCCTTGCTTCACATTAAATTCAGGCATTGGTTTAAAGAAAAGGCTGACAAGGTCTCTACCAATGTCAAGTCACTCAGGAATGTACTCTAAAATTAGAAGTTAGTAGGAAATTAGTACATAAGCAGGACCCAAAAAGAGAGTTATAAGGTTATAAggtctgtcttcctctcttgggaataaaaaatattagttcagaaatattcaaatataagCAAGCTGTCCTCCCAtatcatcaactattttgataataaattgaTTGTTTGGAGTCatcctttaagaaaaaaattattatgattattatgattccagcttctcaaatgtgaatattttctggtttctttagtcctgtgacagtaaacagaatattttcgGGTTgtggagaaaacaagacatttgaggacgtcatattgggctttgggaaacactgatagATGacttgataatgaaaatactcaGCCCtataaaaaaaggtttcaaGGTTAGTTTtcaagttttagttttattgtcaTCTTCAAATGAACCACCAGAAATGGTGGCCACACTGTACGACACTTAAACTctgctgagatctgatcacaatgtgTTTTGATCATTAACATAGAAAGCATTTATTACAACACAATAAAAGCCCAATTTGGGTTGaatcaaacagaaatgtttacATATCTGGTTCAAGTAATAGTAAGAAACTCAAAGTGAGGTTTCCAAGTTGTTTCATTCCTCATTATTTGTCAGAGTTCAAATCTGACAGACGTTCTCTGGTTTCCTTCCAAAAATCACTGTCAAGACTGTCATCACTGTGAGGGTTAAAAGACTTAAAAGCCTTGTCAGGGTCACATGTCAGTGTCATTTTCAGACCCTTTATTTTTCATAGATTTTAAATCTGACTGACTTTGCCTCGTCTGTGTCCAAAAATCACTGTCATCAGTGTCGGGTTCAGAAGAGTCTGAAGTATTCTCATCGCTATCAGGTTGTAAATGTCTATCTGGATGTGAGTTCCTGGCTGGTTCTGATCCTCCACAGTCCtctccatcagcttctgttctcatctgttcagtttgtctttgatgaagctgtgaggactgaggtttctcttcatcatcttcactctTCACAGGGACCGGATTGAGCTTGACCTTGATGACATCAGTGTCCTCCAGTCCTAGAAGTTGCTCTCCCTCCTGACTGGTCCAGAGTTCCTCCAGTTCCTCTTTGATGTTTGGGGGCTCTGGGTTCTCCTGCTTTGCCTCCCTCTGTACCTCTGTATGCAATGCCATGTGTTGGCTCaaactttctctttctgtaaaaGGTTTATCACACTCAGAGCAGCTTAATCGTTTCCTGTCAGTATTACACCTCACATGTTTGTCAGAGACTGACGGATGTTGACTCGTCTCTTTCCAAAAATCACTGTCATCAGTGTCgggttcagagcagtctgaggTCTTGTCATCAGTATCAGGTTGTAAATGTTTATCTGGATGTGAGTTTCTGTCTGGTTCTGATCCTCCACAGTCCtctccatcagcttctgttttcatctgttcagtttgtcttcgatgaagctgtgaggactgaggtttctcttcatcatcttcactctTCACAGCGACAGGAGTAGATGGGAACTTGGTGATATCAGCCTCCTTCAGCTCTTCCCCTGTGTGACTTCTCATGTGAATCCTTAATTTTTCACACttggcaaatttttcaccaCACACTGAGCagctaaatgttttttctctatTGTGAATCACAATGTGTAGATGCAGTTGTCTCTCACTGTCAAACTCTCTACCACACTGAGAGCAGCTAATGCATCTGTCTTTGTGGACTTCCATGTGTTTTGTCAGATATCTCCTCCATGTAAATCCTTCACCACAAATCGAGCAACTAAATGGTTTCTGGTCAGTATGGACTCTCATGTGTTTGACTAATGACTTGCTCTCACTAAAACCTTTATTACAAACTGAACAGCAGAAAGTCTCTTCCCCTGTAAAACCTTCACCTCTGGCAGTGATCTGGTCCTTAGTTTGGCTTTGATGAAGCGGTGAGGACTCACCATCACACTCATGGCTTCTCAGTTCTGAATCCAAagtgaatcttttctcacaaacAATGCAGGAGAATAGTTTCTTGTGTTCAATTGTGGCATTGCCATCAGAACAGCTAAATggctttttgtcagttttacatCCTTCATCACTTAGAGAGATatctttatttctctgataagtGGCACCTGACTGATGTTGCCTGGTCTCTTTCCAAAAAGCAATGTCAGCGCTGCCATTAGTTTCCAATGTCTTTTTATCAGTATCTTGTTTTGAATGTCTATCTGGATCCAACTTCTTAACTTGTTCTGATCCTCTGTGATCCTCTCTATTAAAGCCAGCTTTGTTTCCCTGCAGTGACCCACCACGGCACTTGTGTGTCTTGATCTGAAAATGGCCAAAGAATGTTTCATTACAGTCGCTGCAGCGGACTGGTTTCTTCCCTGAGTGGACTACCATGTGTTGCATAATTCCTCTTTGTGTAAATTTTTTACCAAAAACTGAGCATCTGTTTGCACTTACAGAGCCTTTCTCATTTTTTAGATCATTTAAATCTGACTGACGTTGTCTAGTCTGTTTGTAAAAATCACTGTGAACAATGTCGCCAGTCTTGTGTTCGATTTTGGCCTTATCATCAGAGCTGCTAAACGCTTTGATGTCAGTGTTACATTCTTTATCACTTACAGATATGTCTTTAGTTCTTTGATTAGTGAAATCTGACTGAATGTCAGCACTGTCATCAGTTTGAAAGGACACTTTGGGCTTTTTATCAGTATCTGGTTGTAAATGTCTGTCTGGATCTAAGGTTCTGGATCGTTTCAATCCTCTACAGTCGTTTTCATTAAAGCCTGTTTTGCTTTGCTGAGACGACTTAGCAGGACAGTCATGTATTTTCAGCTGATACTGCCAACGATATCCTTCGCCACAGTCACTGCAGCGGAATCGGTCCTCCTCTGGGTGGAGTGTCATGTGTTTCGCAAGACCACggctgtttttatatgtcttaccACAAACTGAGCAGCTGTATGGTTTCTCTACTGTATGGCTTCCCATATGTGTCTCAAGATGGGTTTTAGTCCCAAACACTAGACCACAAACTGAGCAAGTATATACTTTCAGTCCTTTATGTGTTCTCATGTGGGCATTTAGTAGATAAAGGGAACGAAATGTTGCATCGCATTCAGAGCAGCTCAGTGATTTCTTGCATTTCTCATCGGGATGCTTTGGTAATGACCTATCAACACACTTGTGCTTTTGAAGCTCTGACTTTAATATGAATCTTCTCTTACAAACACTGCAGTTAAATGGTCTCTCCCCTGTGTGGATTTTCAAGTGGTATTTTAGATTTAGCTTGTATGCATATTTTTTACCACACAATGAGCAACCAaatggtttctctccagtgtgaattTTCATGTGGACGTTCAGGCTTGATTTTTGAATAAAAGATTTACCACAAACCGAGCAACTGAACGGTCTCTGTCCTTTGTGAGCCTTCATGTGGTACTCCAGACCTGACTGAGTAAAAGATTTACCACAAACTGAGCAACTAAAGGGTTTCTCTCCCGTGTGACTAATCTTATGTCTCCCAAGAGACCCCTTGCATTTAAATCTTTCACCACAAACTGAGCAACTGAAAGGTTTCTCCCCTGTGTGGATTCTCTGGTGTACGATCAGGTTTGCCTTTTGTGTATACTTTTTTCCACACTCAGAGCATTCGTACAATCTAAATGGTTTTTTGCGTTTCTCACAGAGAGGCTTTGGTGATGACTCATTAGAACACTTGTGGTTTTTGAGCTGTGACCTATATCTGAATCTATTGTTACAAGCACTGCAGCTAAATGGTTTCTCCCCTGTGTGGATTGTCATGTGGTCCTTTAGATTTACTTTGTGTGCATATTTTTTACCACAAACTGAGCAACTAAATGGTGTGTCTCCTGTGTGAATTCTCATGTGGTACAACAGCCTTGCTTTTTGGATAAAACTTTTACTGCACACTGTGCAACTGAatggtttctctcctgtgtgagtTTTCATGTGGTAGTACAGAATTGAATGTTTGAAAGATTTACCACAAACTGAGCATTTAAagggtttctctcctgtgtgaattaTCTTATGTCTCACAAGAGACCCCTTGGAGGTAAACCTTTTACCACAAACTGAGCAACTGAAAGGTCTCTCCCCTGTGTGCATTCTCTGGTGTATGATCAGGTTTGCCCTGTGACAAAATTCTTTACCACACTCCGAGCAGCTAAGTGATCTCTTCCCTGTATTACAACTCATATGAGACTTTAAACCTGACTGAGGATCACTGGTCTCTTTCCATTCATCAGTGTCTTCGGTCTCAGTCTCACTGTCATCAGTGTCGGGTTCATAAGAATCTGAAGTCTCGTCATCAGTATCAGATTGTAAATGTCTATCTGGATGTGAGTTCCTGGCTGGTTCTGATGCTCCACAGTCCtctccatcagcttctgttttcatctgttcagcttgtctttgatgaagctgtgaggactgaggtttctcttcatcatcttcattctTCACAGGGACAGGAGTGAATGTGAACGTGGTGATATCAGCCTTCTCCAGCCCTTGaagctgctctccctcctgaCTGGTCCAGAGTTCCTCTtgttcctctttaatgtgtGGGGACTCTGGGTTCTcctggtgcagactggagctcCTCTCCTGCTGCTCAGGGGGAACCTCTTCTTTACTCTCCAACAGCTGCTGGACGTCTGCAGGACACTCTGAAATACATACACATTATGGGAAACCATGAGTTAATTTTTAAGCCAAGCTTGATACACTTATTTTATGTCAATCAGTGACGCAAAGTACATATCTGCATTCACCATATTCATACAATATCtatactgtaatataaaaatatgcagGAGTATTATATCCTTATAAATTAGGCTACCTTGCATTgtcattatacagtattttaactACCCAACAGTCAAATTTACTCAATTTAGCTCCCCCTTGATCAGaggcaacattaaaatgttgttaaaatataaattcagCAGTAATAGTGACTCATTcacataaacatatataatCACTCTGCGTGCGTAAGGAAACTAAAGACCTGTTTAAAACTAATGAAACCTTCAGCAGTTTAAATCAGTTTGGCATGGATGATTTGGCTGATATTACTACACCTGTGATTCACACCTATGACTTGATtcatctccatagcaacagcagctgaggcccGTGGGTACTGTAGTATCTACCGTACCAAAcggacagaaaaaaatggatttctcagaaacaaagttgaaataattcaAACCCATAGTCAGAAAATAAACCTGAAGTCTGGTCACATTATCCCAAAGACTACTGTGGATCAAATAGATTATTACAAGAAAACTTTGAATTTAGGATGGAGAACAAGGCGTCTGGAAACAGCAGGAAACTGCCCAGAGGCTCCAGACCTCAGCCTCAGGTTTCCTCCACATCATTTCTTATAAATTTGAGGCACTGAAGTACAGTTTCAACTATAAAAGGTTCTCCATCCTCCAACTCCTCCaacggtaactacgtccatatttggacgtagttaccgtgacgtcacccgttggtttctgaacagcagttttgaagctcaaagtgagccgctccggccgtctccatcttggcagtgcgtgacgctgcctaactcccagccaatcaaaaacaagcaaagaggcgggccgaatggctgaaacaagccacctcgcggctggcggacctgtcactcaaagcagccatgtccttcattatgcataactttacggcttaataaaatttaaacgggtgagtaACAAAAAATCTTGTTGCTATCTTCTTGTAGCTATCTTGTTTCTATCTTCTTGTAGCTATCTTGTTGCTATCTTCTTGTAGCTATCTTGTTGCTATCTTCTTGTAGCCATCTTGTAGCTATCTTCTTGAAGCCATCTTGTTGCTATCTTCTTGTAGCTATCTTCTTGTAGCCATCTTGTAGCTATCTTCTTGTGGCCATCTTGTAGCTATCTTCTTGTAGCTATCTTGTTTCTATCTTCTTGTAGCTATCTTCTTGTAGCCATCTTGTAGCTATCTTCTTGAAGCCATCTTGTTGCTATCTTCTTGTAGCTATCTTGTTTCTATCTTCTTGTAGCCATCTTGTTGCTATCTTCTTGTAGCTATCTTCTTGTAGCCATCTTGTAGCCATCTTGTTGCTATCTTCTTGTAGCTATCTTCTTGTAGCCATCTTGTAGCTATCTTCTTGAAGCCATCTTGTTGCTATCTTCTTGTAGCTATCTTGTTTCTATCTTCTTGTAGCCATCTTGTAGCTATCTTCTTGTAGCTATCTTGTGGCTATCTTCTTGTAGCTATCTTCTTGTAGCTATCTTGTTTCTATCTTCTTGTAGCCATCTTGTAGCTATCTTCTTGAAGCCATCTTGTTGCTATCTTCTTGTAGCTATCTTCTTGTAGCCATCTTGTAGCTATCTTCTTGAAGCCATCTTGTTGCTATCTTCTTGTAGCTATCTTGTTTCTATCTTCTTGTAGCCATCTTGTAGCTATCTTCTTGTAGCTATCTTGTGGCTATCTTCTTGTAGCTATCTTCTTGTAGCTATCTTGTTTCTATCTTCTTGTAGCTATCTTGTGGCTATCTTCTTGTAGCTATCTTCTTGTAGCTATCTTGTTGCTATCTTCTTGTAGCTATCTTGTTGCTATCTTCTTGTATCTATCTTGTTGCTATCTTCTTGTAGCTATCTTGTTGCTATCTTCTTGTATCTATCTTGTTGCTATCTTCTTGTAGCTATCTTCAAGCTATCTTCTTGTAGCTATCTTGTTGCTATCTTCTTGTATCTATCTTGTTGCTATCTTCTTGTATCTATCTTTTTGCTATCTTCTTGTAGCTATCTTGATGCTATCTTCTTGTAGCTATCTTGTTGCTATCTTCTTGTTGCTATCTTGTAGCTATCTTGTTGCTATTTTGTTACTATCTTCTTGTAGCTATCTTGTTGCTATCTTCTTGTAGCTATCTTGTTGCTATCTTCTTCCCCTGCATTGTGAGGCatcaataactttcattttcagagtttTTCACAGCTGCTTAGAGGAACCCATGGTTGCTGGGTGTTCACACAAGATTTGAAAAGTCAgagtatttgtaaagctttaACATTTCCTCATGCTAATT is part of the Thunnus albacares chromosome 19, fThuAlb1.1, whole genome shotgun sequence genome and encodes:
- the LOC122969997 gene encoding oocyte zinc finger protein XlCOF6-like isoform X4, producing MNPTLMTVRLRPKTLMNGKRPVILSQIKTHKCRGGSLQGNKAGFNREDHRGSEQVKKLDPDRHSKQDTDKKTLETNGSADIAFWKETRQHQSGATYQRNKDISLSDEGCKTDKKPFSCSDGNATIEHKKLFSCIVCEKRFTLDSELRSHECDGESSPLHQSQTKDQITARGEGFTGEETFCCSVCNKGFSESKSLVKHMRVHTDQKPFSCSICGEGFTWRRYLTKHMEVHKDRCISCSQCGREFDSERQLHLHIVIHNREKTFSCSVCGEKFAKCEKLRIHMRSHTGEELKEADITKFPSTPVAVKSEDDEEKPQSSQLHRRQTEQMKTEADGEDCGGSEPDRNSHPDKHLQPDTDDKTSDCSEPDTDDSDFWKETSQHPSVSDKHVRCNTDRKRLSCSECDKPFTERESLSQHMALHTEVQREAKQENPEPPNIKEELEELWTSQEGEQLLGLEDTDVIKVKLNPVPVKSEDDEEKPQSSQLHQRQTEQMRTEADGEDCGGSEPARNSHPDRHLQPDSDENTSDSSEPDTDDSDFWTQTRQSQSDLKSMKNKGSENDTDM
- the LOC122969997 gene encoding zinc finger protein 62 homolog isoform X3, producing MSRFQELKDLFKQRLINAARGDLFGHFERSISGVEKEIDHKRKLLDMVLNPDMKLQRADVQQLLESKEEVPPEQQERSSSLHQENPESPHIKEEQEELWTSQEGEQLQGLEKADITTFTFTPVPVKNEDDEEKPQSSQLHQRQAEQMKTEADGEDCGASEPARNSHPDRHLQSDTDDETSDSYEPDTDDSETETEDTDEWKETSDPQSGLKSHMSCNTGKRSLSCSECGKEFCHRANLIIHQRMHTGERPFSCSVCGKRFTSKGSLVRHKIIHTGEKPFKCSVCGKSFKHSILYYHMKTHTGEKPFSCTVCSKSFIQKARLLYHMRIHTGDTPFSCSVCGKKYAHKVNLKDHMTIHTGEKPFSCSACNNRFRYRSQLKNHKCSNESSPKPLCEKRKKPFRLYECSECGKKYTQKANLIVHQRIHTGEKPFSCSVCGERFKCKGSLGRHKISHTGEKPFSCSVCGKSFTQSGLEYHMKAHKGQRPFSCSVCGKSFIQKSSLNVHMKIHTGEKPFGCSLCGKKYAYKLNLKYHLKIHTGERPFNCSVCKRRFILKSELQKHKCVDRSLPKHPDEKCKKSLSCSECDATFRSLYLLNAHMRTHKGLKVYTCSVCGLVFGTKTHLETHMGSHTVEKPYSCSVCGKTYKNSRGLAKHMTLHPEEDRFRCSDCGEGYRWQYQLKIHDCPAKSSQQSKTGFNENDCRGLKRSRTLDPDRHLQPDTDKKPKVSFQTDDSADIQSDFTNQRTKDISVSDKECNTDIKAFSSSDDKAKIEHKTGDIVHSDFYKQTRQRQSDLNDLKNEKGSVSANRCSVFGKKFTQRGIMQHMVVHSGKKPVRCSDCNETFFGHFQIKTHKCRGGSLQGNKAGFNREDHRGSEQVKKLDPDRHSKQDTDKKTLETNGSADIAFWKETRQHQSGATYQRNKDISLSDEGCKTDKKPFSCSDGNATIEHKKLFSCIVCEKRFTLDSELRSHECDGESSPLHQSQTKDQITARGEGFTGEETFCCSVCNKGFSESKSLVKHMRVHTDQKPFSCSICGEGFTWRRYLTKHMEVHKDRCISCSQCGREFDSERQLHLHIVIHNREKTFSCSVCGEKFAKCEKLRIHMRSHTGEELKEADITKFPSTPVAVKSEDDEEKPQSSQLHRRQTEQMKTEADGEDCGGSEPDRNSHPDKHLQPDTDDKTSDCSEPDTDDSDFWKETSQHPSVSDKHVRCNTDRKRLSCSECDKPFTERESLSQHMALHTEVQREAKQENPEPPNIKEELEELWTSQEGEQLLGLEDTDVIKVKLNPVPVKSEDDEEKPQSSQLHQRQTEQMRTEADGEDCGGSEPARNSHPDRHLQPDSDENTSDSSEPDTDDSDFWTQTRQSQSDLKSMKNKGSENDTDM
- the LOC122969997 gene encoding zinc finger protein 62 homolog isoform X2; the encoded protein is MSRFQELKDLFKQRLINAARGDLFGHFERSISGVEKEIDHKRKLLDMVLNPDMKLQRAECPADVQQLLESKEEVPPEQQERSSSLHQENPESPHIKEEQEELWTSQEGEQLQGLEKADITTFTFTPVPVKNEDDEEKPQSSQLHQRQAEQMKTEADGEDCGASEPARNSHPDRHLQSDTDDETSDSYEPDTDDSETETEDTDEWKETSDPQSGLKSHMSCNTGKRSLSCSECGKEFCHRANLIIHQRMHTGERPFSCSVCGKRFTSKGSLVRHKIIHTGEKPFKCSVCGKSFKHSILYYHMKTHTGEKPFSCTVCSKSFIQKARLLYHMRIHTGDTPFSCSVCGKKYAHKVNLKDHMTIHTGEKPFSCSACNNRFRYRSQLKNHKCSNESSPKPLCEKRKKPFRLYECSECGKKYTQKANLIVHQRIHTGEKPFSCSVCGERFKCKGSLGRHKISHTGEKPFSCSVCGKSFTQSGLEYHMKAHKGQRPFSCSVCGKSFIQKSSLNVHMKIHTGEKPFGCSLCGKKYAYKLNLKYHLKIHTGERPFNCSVCKRRFILKSELQKHKCVDRSLPKHPDEKCKKSLSCSECDATFRSLYLLNAHMRTHKGLKVYTCSVCGLVFGTKTHLETHMGSHTVEKPYSCSVCGKTYKNSRGLAKHMTLHPEEDRFRCSDCGEGYRWQYQLKIHDCPAKSSQQSKTGFNENDCRGLKRSRTLDPDRHLQPDTDKKPKVSFQTDDSADIQSDFTNQRTKDISVSDKECNTDIKAFSSSDDKAKIEHKTGDIVHSDFYKQTRQRQSDLNDLKNEKGSVSANRCSVFGKKFTQRGIMQHMVVHSGKKPVRCSDCNETFFGHFQIKTHKCRGGSLQGNKAGFNREDHRGSEQVKKLDPDRHSKQDTDKKTLETNGSADIAFWKETRQHQSGATYQRNKDISLSDEGCKTDKKPFSCSDGNATIEHKKLFSCIVCEKRFTLDSELRSHECDGESSPLHQSQTKDQITARGEGFTGEETFCCSVCNKGFSESKSLVKHMRVHTDQKPFSCSICGEGFTWRRYLTKHMEVHKDRCISCSQCGREFDSERQLHLHIVIHNREKTFSCSVCGEKFAKCEKLRIHMRSHTGEELKEADITKFPSTPVAVKSEDDEEKPQSSQLHRRQTEQMKTEADGEDCGGSEPDRNSHPDKHLQPDTDDKTSDCSEPDTDDSDFWKETSQHPSVSDKHVRCNTDRKRLSCSECDKPFTERESLSQHMALHTEVQREAKQENPEPPNIKEELEELWTSQEGEQLLGLEDTDVIKVKLNPVPVKSEDDEEKPQSSQLHQRQTEQMRTEADGEDCGGSEPARNSHPDRHLQPDSDENTSDSSEPDTDDSDFWTQTRQSQSDLKSMKNKGSENDTDM